The Candidatus Rokuibacteriota bacterium genome window below encodes:
- a CDS encoding undecaprenyl-phosphate glucose phosphotransferase: MLRAYSRLLEQVMLVGDLLLVAGSWLLAYVARFYVIGPPSRHGIPPIEPYLLMLLPILVVWGIAFRAFDLYHPRRIGSRLSEVAGIAKASTVGALVLVSVMTFFFREYDYSRVVIVYFWIFSIASVSFARYAFREALRVARRRGYNLRFALVVGGGELAAGVVRRLRARPDTGIQILGLVGDDKRAAAGVQSLGGFADLRAVLDAHEVDHVILALAHEEYGRLGGLLEAIGDEPVTIHVVPDLGRFTSLRGGVEEFEGLPFVHLRESPLYGWSRLAKRVFDVAFSLAVLALLSPVLVALAAAVKLTSHGPVLYGQERMGLDGQRFRMMKLRTMRVDAERETGPVWAAAGDDRRTPIGAFLRRFSLDELPQFINVLRGEMSVVGPRPERPVFVERFRRTVPGYMLRHKVKSGVTGWAQVHGLRGNTSLEKRIEYDIEYIERWSFWLDLKIIGLTLVRVLFDRNAY; this comes from the coding sequence GTGCTGAGGGCGTACTCCCGGCTCCTCGAGCAGGTGATGCTCGTGGGCGACCTCCTGCTGGTCGCCGGCTCCTGGCTGCTCGCGTACGTCGCGCGCTTCTACGTCATTGGCCCGCCGTCCCGCCACGGCATCCCGCCGATCGAGCCGTATCTGCTCATGCTCCTGCCCATCCTGGTGGTCTGGGGCATCGCCTTCCGCGCCTTCGACCTCTATCACCCAAGGCGCATCGGCTCGCGCCTCTCGGAGGTGGCCGGGATCGCGAAGGCCTCGACCGTGGGCGCCCTCGTCCTCGTGAGCGTAATGACGTTCTTCTTCCGCGAGTACGACTACTCGCGCGTGGTCATCGTGTACTTCTGGATCTTCTCGATCGCGTCGGTGTCCTTCGCGCGCTACGCCTTCCGCGAGGCCCTGCGCGTCGCCCGCCGGCGGGGGTACAACCTGCGCTTCGCCCTCGTCGTGGGCGGAGGCGAGCTGGCGGCCGGCGTCGTTCGGAGGCTCAGGGCGCGGCCGGACACGGGCATCCAGATCCTCGGCCTGGTGGGAGACGACAAGCGGGCGGCGGCGGGGGTCCAGTCGCTCGGCGGCTTCGCGGACCTTCGCGCGGTGCTCGACGCCCACGAGGTCGACCACGTCATCCTGGCGCTCGCCCACGAGGAGTACGGCCGCTTGGGCGGGCTCCTCGAGGCCATCGGCGACGAGCCGGTGACCATCCACGTGGTACCCGACCTCGGCCGCTTCACGTCGCTCCGCGGCGGCGTCGAGGAATTCGAGGGTCTGCCCTTCGTCCACCTCCGGGAGTCGCCCCTCTACGGCTGGAGCCGGCTCGCGAAACGCGTCTTCGACGTCGCCTTTTCGCTGGCCGTGCTGGCGCTCCTGTCGCCCGTCTTGGTAGCGCTCGCCGCCGCCGTCAAGCTGACGTCGCACGGCCCCGTGCTCTACGGGCAGGAGCGGATGGGGCTCGACGGCCAGCGCTTCCGCATGATGAAGCTCCGCACCATGCGCGTGGACGCCGAGCGCGAGACGGGGCCGGTGTGGGCCGCGGCGGGCGACGACCGGCGCACGCCGATCGGCGCCTTCCTCCGGCGCTTCAGCCTGGACGAGCTGCCGCAGTTCATCAACGTCCTCCGCGGCGAGATGAGCGTCGTCGGGCCGCGGCCCGAGCGGCCGGTGTTCGTGGAGCGATTCAGGCGGACGGTGCCGGGCTACATGCTGCGGCACAAGGTCAAGTCCGGCGTCACCGGCTGGGCGCAGGTCCACGGGCTGCGCGGCAATACCTCGCTCGAGAAGCGTATCGAGTACGACATCGAGTACATCGAGCGCTGGTCGTTCTGGCTCGACCTCAAGATCATCGGCCTGACGCTCGTCCGCGTGCTCTTCGACCGGAACGCCTACTGA
- a CDS encoding O-antigen ligase family protein codes for MIALRRGLLAAFVVGLGVSITLAEGALIGLTLLWLWRLRDPRVRRGQRWPLWRPVLAFTGATLLSALASGHVAASLAASKTLLLMAALYVTADALEDAAEGDRFLSWLALAAAGAALAGLVQFGACPPQEPAAGLARWFFHRCDRARAFFSIYMTLAGVLNIALLATLPRVLPGGFRAWSAPVWLLTAVGLAMTYTRGAWIGLGAGAAALLPMSRRGRLALLAGLVLLPVIFLVGPRDLSHRFRSMFDPDEAGIKERVYMWRSGTAMWRERPLLGWGPGGVKREYSRYALPEAFKQRTGHVHNTPLQILVERGVLGLAAWLAIWIAFYWRAIGSLRMLDASRMRERALVAGSVAAVTGFLVAGLSEYNFGDSEVVMVAWAVMALPWAAERSLSASRGSNVTT; via the coding sequence GTGATCGCCCTCCGTCGCGGACTCCTCGCGGCGTTCGTCGTGGGCCTCGGCGTCTCGATCACGCTGGCGGAAGGCGCGCTCATCGGCCTGACGCTCCTGTGGCTCTGGCGCCTCCGCGATCCGCGGGTTCGCCGTGGCCAGCGGTGGCCGCTCTGGCGGCCGGTGCTGGCCTTCACAGGAGCCACCCTCCTCTCAGCCCTCGCCTCAGGCCACGTGGCGGCGAGCCTCGCCGCCTCCAAGACGCTCTTGCTGATGGCCGCCCTCTACGTCACTGCCGACGCCCTCGAGGACGCGGCGGAGGGCGACCGCTTCCTCTCGTGGCTCGCCTTGGCCGCGGCCGGCGCCGCCCTGGCGGGCCTCGTCCAGTTCGGGGCGTGCCCGCCCCAGGAGCCCGCGGCCGGGCTCGCCCGGTGGTTCTTCCACCGCTGCGATCGCGCCCGGGCGTTTTTCAGCATCTACATGACGCTGGCCGGAGTCCTCAACATCGCGCTGCTCGCCACGCTGCCGCGTGTGCTTCCAGGCGGCTTCCGCGCGTGGAGCGCGCCCGTGTGGCTCCTGACCGCGGTCGGTCTCGCCATGACGTACACGCGCGGGGCGTGGATCGGGCTCGGCGCCGGCGCGGCTGCGCTACTACCCATGAGCCGGCGTGGCCGCCTCGCCCTGCTGGCGGGCCTTGTCCTCCTGCCGGTGATCTTCCTCGTCGGGCCGCGCGATCTGAGCCACCGCTTCCGCAGCATGTTCGATCCCGACGAGGCGGGGATCAAGGAGCGCGTCTACATGTGGCGAAGCGGCACGGCCATGTGGCGCGAGCGCCCGCTGCTCGGCTGGGGCCCCGGCGGCGTCAAGCGCGAGTATTCGCGCTACGCCCTTCCGGAGGCCTTCAAGCAGCGCACGGGCCACGTGCACAACACGCCGCTGCAGATCCTGGTCGAGCGCGGGGTGCTGGGGCTCGCGGCGTGGCTCGCGATCTGGATCGCCTTTTACTGGCGTGCCATCGGTTCCTTGCGCATGCTCGATGCGAGCCGCATGCGCGAGAGGGCGCTCGTGGCGGGCAGCGTGGCGGCGGTGACGGGCTTCCTCGTGGCGGGGCTGTCCGAGTACAACTTCGGCGACTCCGAGGTGGTGATGGTCGCCTGGGCCGTCATGGCCCTGCCGTGGGCGGCGGAACGGAGCCTCAGCGCCTCGCGAGGCTCGAACGTAACCACGTAG